TCCGAACGAGCGGTGAAACATGCGCAGGGAAAATCCCCCCTGAACCCGTGTGACCTGGTTCTGGTATAGTTCCATCGGGTTAATGGCTCGGCTTCCATAGGCATCGTTGCAGGCATAGGGGCCAAACACACTCGCCAACAGCACGCGGGCACGGGTGCCCTTGGGGTGTTGCGTCATTACGGATTGCATGGTTATCTCCTCGAACGTTTTGCAAATGCAGGATCATTGGTTTAAATCGATTTCCTGCGATCAGCATAGTCCGTTGGCATTGCAGTTGATATAGGCAATCCGTATATTACAAAAGTAATACAATTGAGTTTAGATGAAGGACCCTTGGGGAGGTCTTTTTTCTTGATGACGGGTTCCGTACTGGCGTGAATTTTAGAGCGCGGTCAGTGAAAAATCTGTTGCTTCTGCATACCTATTGGCCTATTGTAAAAACTGATTTAGACATCGTCTATTTCTCCGAATCGATCTTGCCTCGAGATCTTCTTTTCGCATTCCGGGCACCATCCGAATTCGGCGGCAGTTGGAACGACTGCGTGCCTTTTCCTATCACATCAGATGGTTGCCCATGCCCCCACAAAATCCGTGCCTGCGTTGTGGTGCCTGCTGTGCCATGTACAAAGTTTCGTTCGATAATTGCGAAATGGATACTTTCCAGGGCGGCGTTATCCCCTTCCATTTGGCTGTTGCGCTGAATGCCACACGATCCGTTATGAAGGGAACGGAGAAGAGGCCAATTCGTTGCCAGGCCTTGAGTGGTGAGATCGGTCGGTCGGTCTTTTGTACCATTTATGACCTGCGACCGACGAACTGCAGAAAGTTCTTCGCCTCCGGGGAGAACAACAGAGGCAACTCGCTTTGTGACCAGGCAAGGGCGGCATATGGATTGATGCCTTTAAGCAATTTTTAATCTGTCGTCTCTCTATGCAGCACGGCCATAATCTCACGCGCAATATTTTTGTCATTCTGGATATTATCCCTCATCGTTACCATGTCTAATCGTAAACTCCGAAGATATTCGAACAGCTCTTCAACCGAGCAGCCCTGGGTCACTATGGAAACGATCTGGAATGCGTAATCGTCATATTCATCTTTCGGGGCAAATCTGCCGGGAGCAAGATCCATCGGATCCCACCGCCTTAAAATTTCCTGCACGGTGTGAATTCGCGCCATCGATTCTTTCTTCTGTGCTTTTTTATTTTCGGCCATCGATTTTCCTCATTTTTTAGTCTGATGGGCTTTCAAAGAGCGGTTCACATTTTCGTGCTCTACGGCAACGGAACCGTGAGATGTCTCTCCAAAAAAATGAAATAGCTCAGATTCAATTTTTTTTCTTTTAAAGGATGGGCGGTAACAACTAGGATTTTCATCTTAGATTTGTAACGCTTCAATTCTCCGTGTTTTTTGCTGTCTACAGTTCTATTGTCATAAATACGCTGTTATTATTATGCATATAATCGGCGAACGGCTTGCGGTAAGTAAATCCGAATTTCTCGTAGAGCCTCCTTGCCGGCAAAAAGGCATCAAAAGATCCCGTTTCCAAACTTACGCGACGATAATTGCATTTTCGGGCTTCATCCAAAATGAATTGCAGCAGATGTGAAGCAACCCCCTTCCCCTGATGGGGGGTCGCCGTTCTCATTGATTTAATTTCGGCGTGATCGTGACTGA
This window of the uncultured Desulfosarcina sp. genome carries:
- a CDS encoding GNAT family N-acetyltransferase — translated: MEIKADDLSGPEVKALLDEHLQHMIAVTPPGCVHALDYEALKSPEISFWTVWEGSSLLGCGALKKLSHDHAEIKSMRTATPHQGKGVASHLLQFILDEARKCNYRRVSLETGSFDAFLPARRLYEKFGFTYRKPFADYMHNNNSVFMTIEL